Genomic segment of Benincasa hispida cultivar B227 chromosome 1, ASM972705v1, whole genome shotgun sequence:
ggaaagtggaaccttagttgcgtccttaacgcgattgacgaacttgcgatgtttttactttttactcattctctttctgtctcattcataagacttgccatcgcattcatagattactagataaggtggcataaataacttgtatttctacaagttatcacacccccaaatttagatatatgcttgtcctcaagcatatcttctaccaaGGCAATAATGCTctattcctatcctatatttctgcgTTGATTGGTAGcttcgaatgttacacttaggcacattacctgacatcgcactttccttctatccttgctaattcttagcaagccttactttattcttctatgtaacaaaattttgctcaaagacacttttctagttttcaaatataatgcTTATCTCTTTCTTATCAAAcacaacttgatgtatctatatgcggtgagcaaaCTTTCATCATTTTACTTAGagacagttggtcatggttacactcttcgtttggCTTGTCCCTCATGTGTCCAACTACAGTTGTGTGCCATTCAACTTAACTCATGATTATCAGAGGAGTCTCTTCATTGCTTATTTAATCCTTATCATTTTCTTGTTTATAATGTTGTTCTGGAACCCACCCTTGTTTATGGCTTACTCCGCTAACGGTTTGGTTTTGCATTACGAGCCCACCAACTACGAGcagctcctttcacaacttaacacTTATCAGGTGGATAgtttttgagaaattttttcccttgcgctgacattggagtttgataatttttttttttttatctgatATATGAAAATTGAGACAACATTTTTCTAATGACTGCATATCCTGATCTCATCTGCTGAAGACCTCTcccccccaaatttaaagatcgGCAAGGGTTCCTCATTGCAGTTGTTTATAGAATAGACAAACCATAGAGAAACATTTAAAAGAAGGTTtggagcagaactttgaaaagataaaaaataaagtactgctaaactaagattAACTAAGTTTAGTCATATTTATGATACGGAAACGCTTCGAAAGTGTAACACATAATactcatagcaacgcaatgaagattgTACGAATACAAGAGTAAAAAATATAGCAAGAGAttcaaaggaagataaagaaagagcAAAGGCAAAAGTATAGAGTGAATTATGTAACTTTGAATTGAATTAAACTATTACAAGTATGCGaatatattacaaatgatcGCATTATACCAAAAAATTTTATATGCCTATAACAAGAGTCATAGAAATTTGGTtaagttcaaaaaaaaaaagaattgagatAACAATTAAAGATTGGCCGCATTAAAActtaaaatggaagaaagaataaaaaactaAGGTGAGAAGCAGGGGGAATCTGGTGGAGGATATTGTGGCGGTGGCAATTCAGAAGCCATCGTCAAACATTAAATGCTGGCCTTAGATGCAAGAGCACCATCGAACATGCAGATAAGCAGtaagaaagttgaagtattCCTTGATTACGCTCTGCTATCCTGTCCGTTGGTGTTGGAAAGATCTACTGTGAATACGCGCTGTATATTGATGATGTTTCTTCCTTGAGGTTGCAAACACTGCATTAAAACTCATCAATGTCCATTACTACCNNNNNNNNNNNNNNNNNNNNNNNNNCTTCCAATGCTAACATTAAACACTGAGGGTCAATACtagacccttgcggcgcatttTGCCTACGACGTTGCATTAGGAGGGTTCCCTctgtttcttctccttcatccatCGCAACCAATTGTGTTGCTTCAGGCTACGACTTCTCCATCAACTGCGTCGTTTCCTCCTATCCTCCCTTATTGAGGTCGATTCTCCATTCTTCTCTCAGGCGCCTCTTCTCCTTTTGGCgcaattttctctcttctttatctCCTCTCCTCTTTttcttggcctcttcatcttcatcatcatcctttttctctttgtttcttCTTGACTTGTGATGATGCGACGACTCCACCTTCCCCGCCTTCTGTCCcttactcttcttcttcttcttatcttccTTCTCGCCCTCAGCAACCTTCTTTAATCTAACTTCTACTTCCTTCTCTGCCTCAGCTGGCAGCCCATCCCCTGCAACCTCCTCCATCGCAATGTCAGGGGTTATTAATGCTATCACCGCTTCTCCGGCCTCTTCAACTACggtctcattttcttctctttcaatgatcgcaattttctcttcttccatTTGTGGAGGCTCATCAAAAATCTGTGCGATAATGGTGGCCTTCGGAGTCTCCGGGACCAGAACATcattccctttttcttcttcaaccaccacttCTTCCACCACCACTACATCATCCTTTCTTGCTTCATCCACCACAACTGCTGCCTCCTCCTCCGTAGGTAGAGGCTGTTTTACAACCCCTACCTCGGGCAGTCCACCTCCTTAATTCAGAGTGATTaggatgttgccaaacacctccGTATCGTCTTGCCTCTTCCACTCACTTTTAGTGGAGACGGACGGTGTTGGCGTGAGCATGCTCTCAGTGCTTCCTCCTCTCTTGAACGCAGGAGGCCTAATGGCCAAAGAATTTCTTTGAGATCTTCCGGTGGGTCTGGAGACGGTACGGGCTTGTGCGGCAAGCCTGCGACTGGCAGCCAGGAATGCTACCTCTCGCATGGCTACTTGGTCAGGAACGGAAGGTGAAGCAGGTTGGTTTGATGTTTGATTGGTCATGGAAACGAACGGGAAGGTCTGGTAAACTTCGAGCTTTTGGGAGAAGAACAGGGTTCTGAAAGCAAAATGTTTAGGGTCCCGATTTTTGCtggtaaaaaaaatccaaaaatgggGAAGGGgatatttataggttgggtcgTGGTAGGGCCCAACGCGATTTGTGCGGTGACTGACCTCAAGCAGCTCAACAGGCGCTTCGTTCCACCTCACGCATTTATggaattttcagaaaaaaaaaacatccttTCGTTTGCTAAGCCATAATTGCATGGAGATACGAATTGATTAGACTTCTTCCCAAATTACcagacaaaattttctttaatattttattggaATGGACGCATGATAAGTTATAATGCATGTTGTTCAATAGAGCAACTGTATCTTtacagaggacgggcaacagcGCATATATCCCcgtaacacaccccttaaccaacgcatttctggaggataccttgacatagtgcatttggctaaggacgggcaaaggacatatacgagcgcaacacacccatCAACTCAATACAGTTGATTTAGGTGATCGCAGTGCATTCCTAGTAGATTTGGGATGCGTCCATTGTCATCTTACTTTCTTGTTGTTAAATGTTCTATTATCGTAACTTATACTTTACACataggtattttattttattattattattttttaatcaatttttctttatgactcaatcattcacaattTAAAGCGCATACACTAACTATAGAAAAACTCAAAGAATTAAAGGCAGGAATGAATTAAATGCACAGAAgtaaatgaagaattaaattcGAAGAGTCAAAATTTGAGTTAAATGAATCATTAAAATTTGGTTCAAAAATCAAAGAAGGAATTCAATAAAGCAGAGTAAACGtagtattgagatatggaccgaaaattTTGCGTTGTCTTTGATGatcgcaatccacatctccgcAGGCGGTCAGGCTTGCCTGCTCAATGTCTTCATGAACATTGCTCTTTCCCTGTTGATCCTGGGGCTTCAAAATTGTTGGGCAATGTTCCAGGTGTTCGACTTCTCAGCTCAGAagccagctggcccacttggatctccagatTCCTTATAAAGGACACTTGTGCTTGCATGACTGCATCATTCTTGTCCATGTACTGTTTCAGCAGCGCCTCTAACGATCCTCCCGAGGCattagatgatgatgatggttgCTGGTTCTGCGGTCTTGATTGCCCCTGGTTGTGGTGAAATGGAGGATTTCATGTGCTGCCCCCCTAATGGTTCATTGCCCCCCCTAGGTTGAGATTGCtgccccaaccgaagttaggctAACTCTTCCAGCCTAGGTTGTAGGTGTTGCTaaaggggttgttctggatagcACACACTTGCTGAAGATTCAATGGGAATCCTTCAGCTTCATGAGCCCTTCCACAGTTGATGCAACAAATTACGGCCACTTGAGTCGACGCAGTGGGTTGTGCTGATTGTGGAGTAATGNAGAGTAAACGtagtattgagatatggaccaaAAATTTTGCGTTGTCTTTGATGatcgcaatccacatctccACAGGCGGTCAGGCTTGCCTGCTCAATGTCTTCACAGACATGCTTTTTCCCTGTTGATCCTGGGGCTTCAAAATTGCTGGGCAGTGTTCCAGGTGTCTGACTTCTCAACTCAGAGGCCAGCTTGTccacttggatctccagatTCCTTATAGAGGACGCTTATGCTTGCATAACTGCATCATTCTTGTCCATGTACTGTTTCAACAGTGCCTCTAACGATCCTCCTGAGGCATTAAATGATGATGATGGTTACTGGTTCTGCGGTCTTGATTGCCCCTGGTTGTGGTGAAAGGGAGGATTTCCTCTGTTGCCTCACTGATGGTTCATTGGCCCCCCTAGGTTGGGATTGCCACCCCAATCGAAGTTAGGATGATTGTGGAGTAATGGCTCCTTAATTAATGACCATTGATTGGAGGATTGAGGTTACCGTGGCCATCTAGGCGGCCAATGTAGTCATTGTCTCTGAAGGGACAATGGCTGTTTTAGCTTTTCTTCTCTCGGCACCTCGGCCTCCATATCCATAATCtatccagtcatccatattctgCGAGATGCGGTTAAGGATGACTTTGGCCTCCATGTATgtcttgtccataaaacctcctgccgtGGAGGCATCAGTAACAAACTGCGTTGCTCTGTTCAAGCCATTGTAGAATGTTTCCATCAAGACgtaatcgggaatcccgatatgcgggtagtttttcaccaaccttctaaatcgcacccaggaAGTGCTCAGGGTCTTATTCTCTTTTTGTTCAAAGTTTAGCACATCTTTtcgtcttcttgcgttgacagctggtgggaagaacttcttcataaaccgtTCAACCAATTGCCCCCATGAAGTGATTTCATTGGGCTCTAGTGAATAAGCCCACttcttagcctcatccctcaaggtgtaatgGAACAAATATAACCTAATATTCTCTGGGATCACGCCAGGTAGGGAGAAATTGTTGCACATCTCGACAAAGCAGGttaggtgggcatgcgggtcttcaccttgtagaCCCCCAAACTGCCCtacattctgaatcatttgtaacatgacCGGCTTGATCTCAAAGCACGCATTCTCCTCGACAGTTGGCCTTGAGATTCCAGGCAAAAAATCGTATAGGTTGGTTGCCGCATAGTTTCGCATTGGGATATTGCGATCGGATGCCAGGAATACAGAATCCTGAGCTGGTCAAACAGCCCCTTGATTCACATCTGGCACTGCATTATCGTAATTATGTGCCATGCTGACTGCCTTTTTTCGCCGATTTCTGTTCTGGCGTATCCTCGCGCGGAAGGttcgctcgatctcagggtcagctaCGAATTTCAGTTCAGCACCACGATTCATAAATCGTCAGGCTGCTCTCCACGTTGAACAGtcagtacaatgagatctgtcctgcaaaataccaaaaaccacTCAAACAAGAAACCATTAAccagtccccggcaatggcgccatatATTTGTTGACTCGTAggtatgtatgatattaaatgcTCAAAATGCTGCCATACTTCTCCTATTTATGCGTCAATTAGGAATATTCATGTAGTATGctctgcgttgtcacaagtttccttacgatggagcCAAGTGTAATTACACaacaagtttctcggtatgatccaaggtcgaacacggggaaatgGTTTTTGGTTATTGCAGTATGTTCACAGTATATGCGACTAGGTTTCCAATTctttataaaggagtttgtacaggtatgtaaattgcagtaaaataaaggaaagcagtaaagatgcaataaaacataaaaacacaataaacctaagctagatgttacaagatacagacttcatgtacaagatgctaagattaaggctggctgtgaaggttgtgcaaagatgtgggatgtggtgacaagtcttatgaacaaaatgcaaagagaaagataagtattacaaacaacgcaagttcttaattggattgaagataaaaatactgttctgctcttctcttggcgtacacctctcagtgatcgaccGTGTTCCCCATatttctgtggtgaaatagagtctaacgtaatgaacgcatggttgcttccatgtctggaagtactactcgctttagttaacgcactcttctgaccctctctcaatagatcagaatgacatcttcacttctgctctcacaggtgctGATGTCGTctaacatgctttagctaaacgtattttataactttaatacaaattaagttcttggtgattcgtATTGCTCATCAGGAGATTAAGAAAAcctcatgaagaaagtgactaacgggtgaatggaaatagacagaaaatggtagatggaatctatcgaaacatttaatatttctactaagcatttgatacatgatttttgaatgaagagataaagaaaatatggaatacaatgaaagagagaaagaacatATACAAatgagtgccaatgtcttggcatagattcgatggagatctgcttgccggattagatggtttcgatggcaggaagagcttccctctcaggcttggtctcctgcaaaacagagtaaagtttggcttgtcttcATCTTTTTGGcattagtgggtgtaatcgtaaacatttataattattgtcatactaggttaattttcatacaactgacgcataattactaacttttagCCACAATAtatagataaggtggcataaataacttgtatttctacaagttatcactgtcattgcgttgatcatctcttcattattgattgacgggcgcaaggcgacgtagatgcgttgttcattttatctttgagccatgaacgcatgcgatgacttgatttcctacaaaacagacttgaaatattcttttctaccatcgcaatggcgtcagtgggtgtattgacgacaatttataattctcgcatttcttagccaatttccatactatcgatgcaactcTTCttccttttggccgcaataactaaataaaacagtataaataacttgtatttttacaagttatcacaccctcaaatttagatatatgcttgtcctcaagcatatcttctactaaggcaatattgttcAATTCTTATCCTAAAATTTTTCGTCGATTGgtgataacttctagaaatacaaattatttatactacgttatttagatattgcggttaaaagagaggaaagttgcatcaattgtatgaaaattggctaagaaatgcaagaattataaattgtcgtcaatacacccactgacaccatcgcaatggtagaaaagaatatttcaagtctgttttctaggaaatcaagtcaccgtatgcgttcatggctcaaaagaaaacgaacaacgcatctacatcgtattgttgtgcatttttgacaggattgattgcgtaatagaaggaatattcattccTCCATTTCCGGAgctgccataacaataaagtgggatCAACactgcagagagtcaaagctgagcctataaatagctccggccattccactgagaagatatacttgatacgggcatattttgaaatttgtatattgagagagagactggtctgagtgctgatcgagAAAATCcaggaagatttaagagacaaggccgagagttGAGTCTCAGagcaaatcctttcaatccccaccgtgaagctctgtaccaaagtcacttctaccggacgaGTAAGCCTGAGACAgcctcttatacacatctagatgtgtataagagacagggtctaagttcacttctaccggacgagtaagcctgagagggaagctcttccttccattcaGTCCATttcgccggcaagcaaatccaccttccagatctgtgtcaagacgttggcactcttctgtatttgtttctatctcttataatcaattgtattcatcttcttaacctctatcattcacaccatgtatcagcgctaaatattagtattgaatgtcatgatcattttcatctccatctctctgtctatttctgttcctctATTAaccgctttctccatgatgttttcttaatcccttgataaTTAGtatgaatctaacaagtaaattaatctgtgataaagaaataaagatgtttagctaaagcatgctagacggcatcttcacctgtgagagcagaagtgaagatgtcattccgcctgtcgagagaaggttagaagaatgcgttaactaaagcgagaagtacttccagcgatggaagcaaccttgtgttcattacgttcatccctgtttcaccacagagatgtgggagcgcggtcgatcatcgagaggtgtacaccaagggaaagcggaaccgtagttaAATCTttacgcaattaatgaacttgcgatgtttatattaattaccctttctatttttgtttcgtacataaagacttgccaccgcataacatgaccctttgtataatcttcacagacagtctcaatctcagtatcatgtatcggTATCCTGTATCTtatatcataatagcttaggtttacttttatcgcatttttatcgcaactttactttaccacataattttactttatcgcaatttaaatacctgtataaacacaactttttattaattgaaaaacccccggttgcatatatcacgaacgtaatgcATTAACTACGGAATCCCTGTGTTTAACCTCGGaccactccgagaaacttgcggtggaattatacttggtttcaatgcaaggaaacttgtgacaacgcatatcATATaacaagcatttcattaataacgcatacatctagaagtagtatcgcattgTATCATTTTACACATTATGTGcttaacaagtttatggcgccgttgctagGGATTGGTAATAGTTAGTGTTGAATACGTTTGTAATAtgttgcaggacagatctctttgtactggctgtttatcGCTGAGAGTAGTCTGACGGCTTATGAGTTCTGgagtgatccagaaattctaagcgGACCCAGAGATCAAATGTATTATTCGCACAGAAGCACATTAGGGCCGAATTAAGTGGTGAAGAAGTATGGCTAATAATAACGAGGCAACCGCAGGGAATCAGAGGGAAAATTGGCCAGCACAATACCCCATATTTCTTGCTGTTGACCGAAACATtcctatgaggaactatgcggcgccgg
This window contains:
- the LOC120080466 gene encoding capping protein inhibiting regulator of actin dynamics-like, translating into MTNQTSNQPASPSVPDQVAMREVAFLAASRRLAAQARTVSRPTGRSQRNSLAIRPPAFKRGGSTESMLTPTPSVSTKRVVKQPLPTEEEAAVVVDEARKDDVVVVEEVVVEEEKGNDVLVPETPKATIIAQIFDEPPQMEEEKIAIIEREENETVVEEAGEAVIALITPDIAMEEVAGDGLPAEAEKEVEVRLKKVAEGEKEDKKKKKSKGQKAGKVESSHHHKSRRNKEKKDDDEDEEAKKKRRGDKEERKLRQKEKRRLREEWRIDLNKGG